A stretch of the Capsicum annuum cultivar UCD-10X-F1 chromosome 10, UCD10Xv1.1, whole genome shotgun sequence genome encodes the following:
- the LOC107844025 gene encoding cytochrome P450 98A3-like produces MAFPLVLSLSIFLIFLCYKLYNRLMAKLPPGPWPWPVIGNLFDIKPVRFRCFAEWAQIYGPIFSFYLGSQLNVVVNNAELAKEILKDNDQNLANRFRTKPLDSVSKNGMDLIWADYGPHYVKVRKVCNLELFTPKRLEALRPIREDEVTTMVHNIFRDYNKSCDVSKTMMLRGYLGAVAFNNITRLTFGKRFMNSEGEVDEQGKELKAIVINGFKISGKLNLGEFVPWLRWAFKDDNEALEAQDRHLDKFTRTIMEEHTIARKITGETKHHFVDALLTLQKEYDLSDDTIISLFWNMMSAGMDTVAITVEWAMAELVKNPRVQQKVQEELDRVIGSDRIVNETDISKLSYLQYVVKESLRLHPPTPLMLPHMAGENVKVGGYNIPKGSIVHVNVWALGRDPKIWKDPLQFWPERFMKEDVDMKGHDYRLLPFGSGRRICPGMNLAINLVTSMLAHLLHHFVWSLPNGVEVKDVDMMESPGIVTYMQTPLHIVPTPRLPLHLYTHVE; encoded by the exons ATGGCTTTTCCTTTAGTACTCTCCCTATCTATATTTCTCATCTTTTTATGTTACAAACTCTACAACCGGCTCATGGCCAAGCTCCCTCCAGGACCGTGGCCGTGGCCGGTCATCGGGAACCTCTTCGACATAAAGCCAGTGAGGTTCCGGTGTTTCGCTGAATGGGCCCAAATTTATGGTcctattttctcattttaccTAGGGTCACAATTAAATGTGGTAGTAAATAACGCGGAACTTGCAAAAGAAATTCTTAAAGATAATGACCAAAATTTAGCCAATAGGTTTAGGACAAAGCCACTTGATAGTGTGAGTAAAAATGGAATGGATTTGATTTGGGCTGATTATGGACCTCATTATGTGAAAGTAAGAAAGGTTTGTAATCTTGAACTTTTTACCCCAAAGAGACTTGAAGCTCTTAGGCCTATTCGAGAAGATGAAGTTACTACCATGGTTCACAACATTTTCAGAGACTATAATAAGTCTT GCGATGTTAGTAAAACGATGATGCTAAGGGGCTACTTGGGAGCAGTAGCATTCAATAACATAACAAGGCTAACATTTGGAAAAAGATTTATGAACTCGGAAGGTGAAGTTGATGAGCAAGGTAAAGAGCTAAAAGCCATTGTAATAAATGGGTTCAAAATTTCAGGAAAATTAAATTTGGGAGAATTTGTACCATGGCTACGTTGGGCATTTAAAGATGACAATGAAGCACTTGAGGCACAAGACAGACATTTGGATAAATTTACAAGAACTATAATGGAAGAACACACAATTGCTAGGAAAATAACTGGGGAAACCAAACATCACTTTGTTGATGCTTTGCTTACCCTCCAGAAGGAGTATGATCTCAGTGATGACACTATTATTAGTCTTTTTTGG AATATGATGTCTGCGGGGATGGACACAGTTGCCATAACAGTTGAATGGGCTATGGCGGAACTAGTAAAGAATCCAAGAGTTCAACAAAAGGTCCAAGAGGAGTTAGACCGGGTTATCGGGTCAGATCGAATCGTAAACGAAACAGATATCTCCAAACTCTCCTATTTACAATATGTAGTCAAAGAATCACTAAGGCTGCACCCTCCAACTCCCTTAATGTTGCCTCACATGGCCG GTGAAAATGTCAAAGTGGGTGGTTACAATATTCCTAAAGGTTCAATCGTACATGTTAATGTTTGGGCATTGGGACGTGATCCAAAAATTTGGAAAGATCCTTTACAATTTTGGCCAGAAAGATTCATGAAAGAGGATGTTGACATGAAGGGACATGATTATAGGTTATTACCATTTGGTTCTGGTAGACGTATATGTCCAGGAATGAACCTTGCAATTAATTTGGTGACATCTAtgttggctcatctgttgcaccatTTTGTTTGGTCATTGCCTAATGGTGTTGAGGTTAAAGATGTTGACATGATGGAGAGTCCTGGTATTGTGACTTATATGCAAACTCCATTACACATTGTTCCTACTCCTAGGTTGCCTCTACACTTGTACACACATGTCGAATGA
- the LOC124887920 gene encoding Werner syndrome ATP-dependent helicase-like, protein MTYAIETTSQVGLDIEWRPNSGRNQQNPVATLQLCVGRRCVIFQLLYCQYIPDALTEFLSNPRYAFAGVGIASDAEKLEGDYQIFVENTVDLRLLAADVYSSRNLRNAGLKTLCGVVLGREMEKPRHVTMG, encoded by the exons aTGACATACGCCATTGAA ACGACGTCTCAAGTGGGCCTCGACATAGAGTGGAGGCCCAATTCTGGTCGTAACCAACAAAACCCCGTTGCAACTCTTCAGCTTTGCGTAGGCCGTCGTTGCGTGATCTTTCAGCTACTTTATTGTCAGTATATACCCGATGCACTAACGGAGTTTTTGTCGAATCCTCGTTATGCTTTTGCTGGAGTTGGGATCGCGAGCGATGCTGAGAAGTTGGAGGGTGATTATCAGATATTCGTTGAGAATACGGTTGATTTGAGGCTGTTAGCGGCTGATGTGTATAGTTCGAGGAATTTAAGGAATGCCGGATTGAAGACGCTATGTGGAGTTGTACTTGGAAGAGAGATGGAAAAGCCGAGGCATGTTACTATGGGTTGA